Proteins from a single region of Campylobacter sp. RM16704:
- a CDS encoding phytase esterase-like protein, translated as MKIFLCIIFFCIFTNAADVNIEKFIIESKQLNKKISSSYGSDLFFKGLDQKGNLTFWVISDRGPNTKAPKIIKKNSLYEAKFFPIPDFTPSIALLVLEKDKAYIKKEINLKQDGVKVSGIPNKTNLNNTELGLDFNFKELNYDKNGLDTEGISVDKNGNFWISDEYGPYIIKVDSKGNILEKYSPNDILPSILNNRKLNNGIEAISINNKEEIIFAMQSVLNINNQNSKYIRIVKFNPKNKLSKMYAYEIGNGYKNSSDAKIGAITFLNEDKFLIIEQGKQNGIMQNLIYIIDLKNASEIPNTEDLEFNNIKKLKTIEKKLLLNLRDYGWDIEKAEGIALINNKTLAIIGDNDFGIKTGIVNNEHKKSKIKNYSYDIDRKELYYKNKKTDAVFFIEPKEKNDNQIWIFTFDSDIK; from the coding sequence GTGAAAATTTTTTTGTGCATTATTTTTTTTTGTATTTTTACAAATGCTGCTGATGTAAATATTGAAAAATTTATCATAGAATCAAAACAGTTAAATAAAAAAATATCATCAAGTTATGGCTCTGATCTTTTTTTTAAAGGATTGGATCAAAAAGGAAATTTAACTTTTTGGGTCATTAGTGATAGAGGTCCTAATACAAAAGCACCAAAAATTATCAAAAAAAACTCACTTTATGAAGCTAAATTTTTTCCCATTCCTGATTTTACACCTTCTATAGCACTTTTGGTATTAGAAAAAGATAAAGCCTATATAAAAAAAGAAATAAATTTAAAACAAGATGGTGTAAAAGTAAGTGGAATACCGAATAAGACAAATTTAAATAATACAGAATTAGGATTAGACTTTAATTTTAAAGAATTAAATTATGATAAAAATGGTTTAGATACAGAAGGCATAAGTGTAGACAAAAATGGGAATTTTTGGATTAGTGATGAATATGGTCCTTATATAATAAAAGTAGATTCAAAAGGTAATATATTAGAGAAGTATTCTCCAAATGATATACTACCAAGTATCTTAAACAATAGAAAATTAAATAACGGCATAGAAGCTATTAGTATCAACAATAAAGAAGAAATTATATTTGCAATGCAAAGTGTTTTAAATATAAACAATCAAAATTCAAAATATATAAGAATTGTAAAATTTAATCCAAAAAACAAATTAAGCAAAATGTATGCTTATGAAATTGGAAATGGATATAAAAATAGTTCGGATGCCAAAATAGGAGCTATTACTTTTTTAAATGAAGATAAATTTTTAATAATAGAACAAGGAAAACAAAATGGAATAATGCAAAATCTTATTTATATTATAGATTTAAAAAATGCTAGTGAAATTCCAAATACAGAAGATTTAGAATTTAATAATATAAAAAAATTAAAGACTATAGAAAAAAAATTACTTCTTAATTTAAGAGACTATGGTTGGGATATTGAAAAGGCCGAGGGAATTGCTTTAATTAACAATAAAACGTTAGCAATTATCGGGGATAATGACTTTGGGATAAAAACTGGAATTGTTAATAACGAGCATAAAAAAAGTAAAATTAAAAACTACTCTTATGATATCGATAGAAAAGAACTTTACTACAAAAACAAAAAAACAGATGCTGTCTTTTTTATAGAACCTAAGGAAAAAAATGACAATCAAATATGGATTTTTACTTTTGATAGTGATATTAAATAA
- the trxB gene encoding thioredoxin-disulfide reductase — protein MLDLAIIGGGPAGLSAGLYATRGGLKKVTMFEKGMPGGQITSSSEIENYPGVAQVLDGISFMTPWNEQCMRFGLKHEMVGVEQISKNLDGSFTVKLEGGKSEQAKAVIVCTGSTPRRAGFKGENEFFGKGVSTCATCDGFFYKNKEVAVLGGGDTALEEALYLANICSKVYLIHRRDEFRAAPSTVEKVKNNEKIELITNAVVDEVCGDNMGVNKVKVVFNDGSKRELDVPGIFTFVGLNVRNEILKQDNGKFLCAMEDGGQVSVDLKMQTNIAGLFAAGDLRKDAPKQVICAAGDGAVAALSALAYIENLSV, from the coding sequence ATGTTGGATTTAGCTATTATAGGTGGAGGACCTGCCGGACTAAGTGCGGGCTTATATGCTACAAGAGGTGGATTAAAAAAAGTTACTATGTTTGAAAAGGGTATGCCAGGAGGACAAATTACTTCAAGTTCTGAGATAGAAAATTATCCTGGAGTTGCTCAAGTTTTAGATGGAATTTCTTTTATGACACCTTGGAATGAACAATGTATGCGTTTTGGTTTAAAACACGAAATGGTAGGAGTTGAGCAAATTAGTAAAAATTTAGATGGTAGTTTTACTGTAAAACTTGAAGGTGGAAAAAGTGAACAAGCAAAAGCAGTTATTGTTTGTACTGGATCTACCCCACGTCGTGCTGGCTTTAAAGGAGAGAACGAATTTTTTGGCAAAGGTGTAAGCACGTGTGCAACTTGTGATGGATTTTTTTATAAAAATAAAGAAGTTGCAGTTTTGGGTGGGGGAGATACGGCTTTAGAAGAAGCATTGTATCTAGCTAATATTTGCTCAAAGGTGTATTTAATTCATAGAAGAGATGAGTTTAGAGCAGCACCTTCAACTGTAGAAAAAGTAAAAAATAATGAAAAAATAGAATTAATCACTAATGCAGTTGTTGATGAAGTTTGCGGTGATAATATGGGTGTTAATAAAGTCAAGGTAGTATTTAATGATGGATCTAAAAGAGAACTTGATGTGCCTGGAATCTTTACTTTTGTTGGATTAAATGTAAGAAATGAAATTTTAAAACAAGATAATGGTAAGTTTTTGTGTGCTATGGAAGATGGTGGTCAAGTGAGTGTTGATCTTAAAATGCAAACTAATATTGCAGGATTGTTTGCAGCAGGCGATTTAAGAAAAGATGCTCCAAAACAAGTAATATGTGCAGCAGGTGATGGTGCTGTAGCAGCATTAAGTGCTTTGGCTTACATAGAAAATTTATCAGTCTAA